One Herbaspirillum rubrisubalbicans genomic window carries:
- the rplK gene encoding 50S ribosomal protein L11, with the protein MAKKIIGFIKLQVPAGKANPSPPIGPALGQRGLNIMEFCKAFNAQTQGVEPGLPIPVVITAFADKSFTFVMKTPPATILIKKAAGIQKGSSKPHTDKVGKITRKQAEEIATQKKPDLTAADLEAAVRTIAGSARSMGITVEGL; encoded by the coding sequence ATGGCAAAGAAGATTATTGGTTTTATCAAGCTGCAAGTGCCAGCTGGTAAAGCGAACCCGTCTCCCCCGATCGGTCCTGCGCTGGGTCAGCGCGGTCTGAACATCATGGAATTCTGCAAGGCCTTCAACGCCCAGACTCAAGGTGTTGAGCCGGGTCTGCCGATTCCGGTCGTGATCACCGCCTTCGCGGACAAGTCCTTCACCTTCGTGATGAAGACCCCGCCGGCGACCATCCTGATCAAGAAGGCTGCAGGTATCCAGAAGGGTTCCTCCAAGCCGCATACCGACAAGGTCGGCAAGATCACCCGCAAGCAAGCGGAAGAAATCGCAACCCAGAAGAAGCCGGACCTGACCGCTGCTGATCTGGAAGCTGCCGTGCGCACCATCGCTGGTTCCGCACGTTCGATGGGCATCACGGTGGAGGGTCTGTAA
- a CDS encoding AmpG family muropeptide MFS transporter, which yields MTAPAASWQQYLNRRMLICVFLGFTSGLPLFILLSLLQAWLAKSGLNVKTLGLFALVMFPYTWKFLWSPLMDRFHFGSMGRRRGWMVFTQLLLFVAIGGMGMLDPLTDVSTIAFMASVVAFLSASQDIAIDAYRREILPEAELGLGSAIHVNAYKLSGMVPGALSLVLADQMPWPTVFWITAAFMLPGLLCSLVVKEPKVYGSPPKNLYEAVVLPFREFIARGGWRNALWVLGFIFLYKLGDSMATALATKFYIDLGFSMTEIGVVSKTTSLWASVAGGIIGGIWMVRLGINRGLWVFGVLQAIPILGFAWLAHVGTSLPVLATVIGVEAFGVGLGTTAFVAYIMRETDPRYTATQFALFTSLMAVPRTFVNSSVGYIVAETGWLNFFLICFVLALPGMLMLPRIAPWNEKPVESQTQKA from the coding sequence ATGACCGCACCTGCCGCTTCCTGGCAACAATACCTGAACCGGCGCATGTTGATCTGCGTCTTTCTCGGCTTTACTTCCGGCCTGCCGCTGTTCATCCTCCTGAGCCTGTTGCAGGCCTGGCTGGCCAAGTCGGGGCTCAATGTGAAGACCCTGGGACTGTTTGCGCTGGTGATGTTCCCCTATACCTGGAAATTCCTCTGGTCGCCCTTGATGGACCGCTTCCACTTCGGCAGCATGGGGCGGCGGCGCGGCTGGATGGTCTTCACGCAGTTACTGCTGTTTGTTGCCATCGGCGGCATGGGGATGCTCGATCCGCTCACCGATGTGAGCACCATCGCCTTCATGGCCTCGGTGGTGGCCTTCCTCTCGGCCAGCCAGGACATCGCCATCGATGCCTACCGCCGCGAAATCCTGCCCGAAGCCGAGCTGGGCCTGGGCAGCGCCATCCACGTCAATGCCTACAAGCTCTCCGGCATGGTGCCCGGCGCCTTGTCGCTGGTGCTGGCCGACCAGATGCCCTGGCCGACCGTGTTCTGGATCACCGCGGCCTTCATGCTGCCGGGGCTGCTGTGCTCGCTGGTGGTCAAGGAACCCAAGGTCTATGGCAGCCCGCCCAAGAACCTCTACGAGGCGGTGGTGCTGCCGTTCCGCGAATTCATCGCCCGTGGCGGCTGGCGCAATGCGTTGTGGGTGCTGGGCTTCATCTTCCTCTACAAGCTGGGCGACAGCATGGCCACCGCCCTGGCCACCAAGTTCTACATCGATCTGGGCTTTTCGATGACCGAGATCGGCGTGGTCTCCAAGACCACCAGCCTGTGGGCCAGCGTGGCCGGCGGCATCATCGGCGGCATCTGGATGGTGCGGCTGGGCATCAATCGCGGCCTGTGGGTGTTCGGCGTGTTGCAGGCCATCCCCATCCTGGGCTTTGCCTGGCTGGCCCATGTCGGCACCAGCCTGCCGGTGCTGGCCACGGTAATCGGGGTGGAAGCCTTTGGCGTGGGGTTGGGCACCACCGCCTTCGTGGCCTACATCATGCGCGAGACCGATCCGCGCTACACCGCCACGCAGTTCGCGTTGTTCACCAGTTTGATGGCCGTACCCCGGACTTTTGTCAATTCTTCGGTCGGATATATCGTCGCCGAGACCGGTTGGTTAAATTTTTTTCTGATTTGCTTCGTTCTGGCCTTGCCTGGAATGCTGATGTTGCCTAGAATTGCGCCCTGGAATGAAAAGCCGGTTGAGTCGCAGACACAAAAAGCCTGA
- the rplL gene encoding 50S ribosomal protein L7/L12: MAISKEDILEAVGALSVMELNDLVKAFEEKFGVSAAAMAAPAAGGAAGGGAAAAEEQTEFTVVLAEVGANKVGVIKAVREITGLGLKEAKDLVDGAPKPVKEGVAKADAEAAKKKLEEAGAKAELK, translated from the coding sequence ATGGCAATTAGCAAAGAAGACATCCTGGAAGCCGTTGGCGCGCTGTCCGTGATGGAACTGAATGACCTGGTCAAGGCATTCGAAGAGAAGTTTGGTGTTTCCGCTGCCGCAATGGCCGCTCCGGCCGCCGGTGGCGCTGCTGGTGGTGGTGCTGCCGCTGCTGAAGAACAGACCGAGTTCACCGTTGTGCTGGCTGAAGTCGGCGCCAACAAGGTCGGCGTCATCAAGGCCGTGCGTGAAATCACCGGTCTGGGCCTGAAGGAAGCCAAGGATCTGGTCGACGGTGCACCGAAGCCGGTTAAGGAAGGTGTTGCCAAGGCTGACGCTGAAGCCGCTAAGAAGAAGCTGGAAGAAGCTGGCGCCAAGGCCGAACTGAAGTAA
- the tuf gene encoding elongation factor Tu → MAKGKFERTKPHVNVGTIGHVDHGKTTLTAAIATVLSKKFGGEAKAYDQIDAAPEEKARGITINTAHVEYETANRHYAHVDCPGHADYVKNMITGAAQMDGAILVCSAADGPMPQTREHILLSRQVGVPYIIVFLNKADMVDDEELLELVEMEVRELLSKYEFPGDDLPIVKGSAKLALEGDTGPLGEQAIMALAEALDTYIPTPERAVDGTFLMPVEDVFSISGRGTVVTGRVERGIIKVGEEIEIVGIADTQKTTCTGVEMFRKLLDQGQAGDNVGVLLRGTKREDVQRGQVLAKPGSIKPHKHFTGEIYVLSKDEGGRHTPFFNNYRPQFYFRTTDVTGAIELPKDKEMVMPGDNVSITVQLINPIAMEEGLRFAIREGGRTVGAGVVAKIFD, encoded by the coding sequence ATGGCAAAAGGCAAGTTTGAACGGACCAAGCCGCACGTGAACGTCGGCACCATCGGTCACGTTGACCACGGCAAGACCACCCTGACCGCTGCAATCGCAACCGTTCTGTCGAAGAAGTTCGGCGGCGAAGCGAAGGCCTACGACCAGATCGACGCAGCGCCTGAAGAAAAGGCCCGCGGCATCACCATCAACACCGCGCACGTCGAATACGAAACCGCGAACCGTCACTACGCGCACGTTGACTGCCCAGGCCACGCCGACTATGTGAAGAACATGATCACCGGCGCAGCCCAGATGGACGGCGCGATCCTGGTGTGCTCGGCCGCTGACGGCCCGATGCCCCAGACCCGCGAACACATCCTGCTGTCGCGCCAAGTTGGCGTTCCTTACATCATCGTCTTCCTGAACAAGGCTGACATGGTGGATGACGAAGAGCTGCTGGAACTGGTGGAAATGGAAGTCCGTGAACTGCTGTCGAAGTACGAGTTCCCTGGCGACGACCTGCCCATCGTGAAGGGTTCGGCCAAGCTGGCGCTGGAAGGCGACACCGGTCCCCTGGGAGAGCAAGCCATCATGGCCCTGGCAGAAGCCCTGGACACCTACATCCCGACCCCGGAACGTGCCGTTGACGGTACCTTCCTGATGCCGGTGGAAGACGTGTTCTCGATCTCCGGCCGTGGCACCGTGGTGACCGGTCGCGTTGAGCGCGGCATCATCAAGGTCGGCGAAGAAATCGAAATCGTCGGTATCGCTGACACCCAGAAGACCACCTGCACCGGCGTGGAAATGTTCCGCAAGCTGCTGGACCAAGGTCAAGCTGGCGACAACGTTGGCGTGCTTCTGCGTGGCACCAAGCGTGAAGACGTGCAGCGTGGTCAGGTTCTGGCCAAGCCGGGTTCGATCAAGCCGCACAAGCACTTCACCGGCGAGATCTATGTTCTGTCGAAGGATGAAGGCGGCCGTCACACCCCGTTCTTCAACAACTACCGTCCGCAGTTCTACTTCCGTACCACCGACGTGACCGGTGCGATCGAACTGCCGAAGGACAAGGAAATGGTCATGCCGGGCGACAACGTGTCGATCACCGTGCAACTGATCAACCCGATCGCTATGGAAGAAGGTCTGCGCTTCGCTATCCGTGAAGGCGGTCGTACCGTCGGCGCCGGCGTGGTTGCCAAGATCTTCGACTAA
- the nusG gene encoding transcription termination/antitermination protein NusG yields MSDSTQESAPVGAQSVSSAGNKRWYVVHAYSGMEKSVQRALTERINRAGMQDQFGQILVPTEEVVDMKNGHKSVTERRFFPGYVLVEMEMTDETWHLVKNTAKVTGFIGGKSNRPTPLPQREVDSLLRQMQEGVEKPRPKVLYEVGEMVRIKEGPFTDFNGNVEEVNYEKSRVRVSVTIFGRATPVELEFGQLEKV; encoded by the coding sequence ATGAGCGATAGCACGCAAGAAAGCGCACCGGTTGGTGCGCAAAGCGTTTCAAGCGCAGGAAACAAGCGCTGGTACGTGGTGCATGCGTATTCCGGCATGGAAAAGAGCGTGCAGCGCGCGCTGACCGAGCGCATCAATCGCGCCGGCATGCAAGACCAGTTCGGCCAGATCCTGGTGCCGACTGAAGAAGTCGTTGATATGAAGAATGGTCACAAGTCCGTGACCGAGCGTCGTTTCTTCCCGGGCTACGTCCTGGTCGAGATGGAAATGACGGACGAAACCTGGCACCTGGTGAAGAACACCGCCAAAGTGACCGGTTTCATCGGCGGCAAGTCCAATCGTCCGACCCCGCTGCCGCAGCGTGAAGTTGATTCGTTGCTGCGCCAGATGCAAGAAGGCGTCGAGAAGCCCCGTCCAAAGGTGCTTTACGAAGTTGGCGAAATGGTCCGCATCAAGGAAGGCCCGTTCACCGACTTCAACGGCAACGTCGAGGAAGTGAACTACGAGAAATCGCGCGTGCGCGTCTCGGTCACCATCTTCGGTCGCGCCACCCCGGTCGAGCTCGAATTCGGCCAACTGGAAAAAGTCTGA
- the metX gene encoding homoserine O-succinyltransferase MetX yields MSIGIVSPQVMQFAEPLPLQSGASLAHYSLTYETYGTLNADKSNAVLVCHALNASHHVAGVYADDPDNVGWWDNMVGPGKSLDTDRFFVIGVNNLGSCFGSTGPMHPNPATGQPYGADFPVVTVEDWVNAQARLADRLGIDCFAAVMGGSLGGMQALAWSMMYPDRLRHCLVIASTPKLSAQNIAFNDVARQAILTDPQYHGGDFYAHGVVPKNGLRVARMVGHITYLSDDDMAEKFGRDLRSGQYQFGYGVDFEIESYLRYQGDKFSTYFDANTYLLITKALDYFDPAREFGGDLAKAFARTRAKFLLVSFTTDWRFSPERSREMVQALVANKRRVSYAEIDAPHGHDAFLLDDARYMKVVREYYASIWNELQQEGRA; encoded by the coding sequence ATGTCGATCGGAATCGTATCGCCCCAGGTCATGCAGTTCGCCGAGCCGCTGCCGCTGCAAAGCGGCGCTTCGCTGGCGCACTACTCGCTGACCTATGAAACCTACGGCACGCTGAATGCCGACAAATCCAATGCCGTGCTGGTGTGCCACGCGCTCAATGCCTCTCATCACGTGGCCGGCGTCTATGCCGACGACCCGGACAACGTGGGCTGGTGGGACAACATGGTCGGTCCCGGCAAGTCGCTGGACACCGATCGCTTCTTCGTCATTGGGGTAAATAACCTGGGCTCCTGTTTCGGCTCCACCGGCCCGATGCATCCCAACCCGGCCACCGGCCAGCCCTACGGCGCCGATTTTCCGGTGGTGACGGTGGAAGACTGGGTCAATGCCCAGGCCCGTCTGGCGGACCGGCTCGGCATCGATTGCTTTGCCGCCGTCATGGGCGGGTCATTGGGCGGGATGCAGGCGCTGGCCTGGAGCATGATGTATCCAGATCGTCTGCGCCACTGCCTGGTGATCGCTTCCACGCCCAAGCTGTCGGCCCAGAACATCGCCTTCAACGACGTGGCGCGCCAAGCCATCCTGACCGATCCGCAATACCACGGTGGTGACTTCTATGCGCATGGCGTGGTGCCCAAGAATGGCTTGCGGGTGGCGCGCATGGTGGGTCACATCACCTATCTGTCGGATGACGACATGGCCGAGAAATTCGGCCGTGACCTGCGCTCGGGGCAGTATCAGTTCGGCTATGGGGTGGATTTCGAGATCGAATCCTACCTGCGCTACCAGGGCGACAAGTTCTCCACCTACTTCGACGCCAACACCTACCTGCTCATCACCAAGGCGCTGGATTACTTCGACCCGGCGCGCGAATTCGGCGGTGATCTGGCCAAGGCCTTCGCGCGCACCCGGGCCAAGTTCCTGCTGGTGTCCTTCACCACCGACTGGCGCTTCTCGCCCGAACGCAGCCGCGAGATGGTCCAGGCGCTGGTGGCCAACAAGCGCCGCGTGAGCTATGCCGAAATCGACGCCCCGCACGGGCATGACGCGTTTCTGCTGGACGATGCGCGCTACATGAAGGTGGTGCGCGAGTACTACGCCAGCATCTGGAATGAACTGCAGCAGGAGGGCCGCGCATGA
- the rplJ gene encoding 50S ribosomal protein L10, with product MSLNLNDKKAVVAEVSAKVATAQTIVVAEYRGIQVGSLTQLRAQARAQGVYLRVLKNTLARRAVEGTKFADLAPQLTGPLIYSISEDAVAAAKVLSDFAKTNDKLVVKAGNYEGKQLDKAAVASLANIPSREVLLAQVLGMMQAPVSGFARALAALAAKKEAEAA from the coding sequence TTGAGTCTCAATCTGAATGACAAGAAGGCCGTCGTCGCCGAAGTTTCCGCAAAGGTAGCAACTGCGCAAACGATCGTCGTGGCCGAATACCGTGGCATCCAGGTTGGTTCCTTGACGCAACTGCGCGCACAAGCGCGTGCCCAAGGCGTGTACCTGCGCGTGTTGAAAAACACGCTGGCTCGTCGCGCCGTTGAAGGCACGAAGTTTGCCGACCTCGCCCCGCAACTGACCGGTCCGCTGATCTACTCGATCTCGGAAGATGCCGTGGCCGCTGCCAAAGTCCTGTCGGACTTTGCCAAGACCAACGACAAGCTGGTTGTGAAGGCAGGTAACTACGAAGGCAAGCAGCTGGACAAGGCTGCTGTGGCTTCGCTGGCAAACATCCCGTCTCGCGAAGTTCTGCTGGCCCAGGTCCTGGGCATGATGCAGGCTCCGGTGTCGGGCTTTGCGCGCGCTCTGGCTGCCCTGGCAGCCAAGAAGGAAGCCGAAGCCGCATGA
- the metW gene encoding methionine biosynthesis protein MetW: MTFEQLSALRPDLAFIAHWVREKSQVLDLGCGDGVMLDYLQSDKGCSGYGVEIDDAQIPKCVARNVSVIQQDLNGGLAMFEDNAFDTVLCLSALQMVKDVEGTLREIARVGREVTVSFPNFAYWPHRVALLRGRMPVSRSLPYQWYDTPNLRCATIRDFEALANELGLEVLECVALKDGKPVRCLPNWRGSLAVFRLRKK, translated from the coding sequence ATGACTTTCGAACAATTGAGCGCACTGCGCCCCGACCTGGCCTTCATCGCCCACTGGGTGCGCGAGAAGTCGCAGGTGCTGGACCTGGGCTGCGGCGATGGGGTGATGCTGGATTACCTGCAAAGCGACAAGGGCTGCTCGGGCTATGGGGTGGAGATCGACGATGCCCAGATCCCCAAGTGCGTGGCGCGCAATGTCTCGGTGATCCAGCAGGACTTGAACGGTGGCCTGGCCATGTTCGAGGACAATGCCTTCGATACCGTGCTGTGCCTGTCGGCGCTGCAGATGGTCAAGGATGTGGAGGGGACGCTGCGCGAGATCGCCCGGGTCGGGCGCGAGGTGACGGTGTCCTTCCCCAACTTTGCCTACTGGCCGCACCGCGTGGCGCTCTTGCGCGGGCGCATGCCGGTGTCCAGGAGCCTGCCGTACCAGTGGTATGATACGCCGAACCTGCGCTGCGCCACGATTCGGGACTTCGAGGCGCTGGCCAACGAGCTGGGGTTGGAAGTGCTGGAATGCGTGGCCTTGAAGGACGGCAAACCGGTGCGCTGCCTGCCCAACTGGCGTGGCAGCCTGGCGGTGTTCAGGCTGCGCAAGAAATAA
- the rplA gene encoding 50S ribosomal protein L1 — protein MAKVSKRVKAMKEKVDRTKAYPFDNAVSLIKEFATAKFNESIDVSVQLGVDAKKSDQVVRGSVVLPAGTGKTVRVAVFASGDKAEAAKAAGADVVGMEDLAERVKAGDMPFDIVIASPDTMRIVGTLGQILGPRGLMPNPKVGTVTPDVATAVKNAKAGQVQYRTDKSGIIHATIGRKSFSDADLKANLLALIDALNKAKPASSKGVYLRKIALSSTMGAGVRVDQASLAA, from the coding sequence ATGGCTAAGGTATCCAAGCGCGTCAAGGCAATGAAGGAAAAGGTCGACCGTACCAAGGCCTATCCGTTCGACAACGCCGTTTCCCTGATCAAGGAATTCGCAACCGCCAAGTTCAACGAATCGATCGACGTGTCCGTCCAGCTGGGCGTGGACGCCAAGAAGTCGGACCAAGTGGTCCGTGGTTCGGTGGTGCTGCCTGCCGGTACCGGCAAGACCGTTCGCGTGGCCGTGTTCGCCTCCGGCGACAAGGCTGAGGCTGCCAAGGCCGCCGGCGCTGACGTGGTCGGCATGGAAGACCTGGCAGAGCGCGTGAAGGCCGGCGACATGCCGTTCGACATCGTCATCGCTTCGCCCGACACCATGCGTATCGTCGGTACCCTGGGTCAGATCCTGGGTCCCCGTGGCCTGATGCCTAACCCGAAGGTTGGCACCGTGACCCCGGACGTGGCTACCGCCGTCAAGAACGCCAAGGCTGGTCAAGTGCAATACCGTACCGACAAGTCCGGCATCATCCACGCCACCATCGGCCGCAAGTCGTTCTCCGACGCCGATCTGAAGGCCAACCTGCTGGCCCTGATCGATGCCCTGAACAAGGCCAAGCCGGCCAGCAGCAAGGGTGTGTACCTGCGCAAGATCGCTCTGTCGTCCACCATGGGCGCTGGCGTTCGCGTGGACCAGGCTTCCCTGGCTGCCTAA
- the secE gene encoding preprotein translocase subunit SecE, protein MSSQPVQTVNTSNDKIKIALAIVAVVAGVVGFFVLSDQQTPVRAAALVAGLLVAVAFAWTSAQGRGFIGFAKQSVQETKKVVWPTRKEAMQITGVVFAFVLIMAIFLWGTDKLLEFLLYDVILGWK, encoded by the coding sequence ATGTCTAGCCAGCCAGTTCAAACCGTCAACACCTCCAACGACAAGATCAAGATCGCATTGGCGATCGTGGCTGTGGTTGCAGGCGTGGTCGGTTTTTTTGTGTTGTCTGATCAGCAGACTCCGGTGCGCGCTGCCGCCCTGGTCGCTGGTCTTCTGGTGGCTGTGGCGTTTGCCTGGACCTCTGCGCAAGGCCGCGGCTTCATCGGTTTCGCCAAGCAATCCGTCCAAGAAACCAAGAAAGTCGTCTGGCCCACCCGCAAGGAAGCCATGCAGATCACCGGGGTGGTTTTCGCCTTCGTGCTGATCATGGCCATCTTCCTGTGGGGTACGGACAAGTTGCTCGAGTTCCTGTTGTACGACGTAATTTTGGGCTGGAAATAA